Proteins co-encoded in one Spirosoma endbachense genomic window:
- a CDS encoding energy transducer TonB: MLQSDTPALTLDEIIFQTRNRAYGAFDLRLHYRSALTRALGFGIGLFLLGLSAPTLYNQFWPHNLLVDKPVMTEVTLTKLAEPPVEQPLKIPPLEQAPAVKTVRNLPPVVMPEEEVIVETLPPTTEQFQDATSGTQTAEGTGDVDIIAAPEVTAPTVVEKAIEAEPKPDELFISVEQNPEYPGGLEAMRKFLSKNLSYPRPAASAGVSGRVYVSFVVNSDGSLTDVQVLKGIGFGCDEEATRVIQKMPHWKPGKQSGRAVRVKFNLPISFTLE; this comes from the coding sequence ATGCTTCAATCCGATACTCCTGCACTCACCCTTGACGAGATCATTTTTCAGACTCGCAACCGGGCTTATGGCGCTTTCGATTTGCGCTTACATTACCGATCCGCACTCACCCGCGCCCTGGGATTTGGCATCGGTCTGTTTCTATTAGGGTTATCTGCTCCTACTTTATATAACCAGTTTTGGCCACACAATTTACTGGTAGACAAGCCAGTTATGACAGAAGTAACGCTAACGAAACTCGCTGAACCACCCGTTGAGCAACCGCTAAAAATCCCCCCTCTCGAACAGGCTCCGGCGGTCAAAACCGTTCGCAACCTGCCGCCTGTTGTGATGCCTGAAGAAGAGGTCATTGTGGAAACTCTCCCCCCTACCACGGAGCAATTTCAGGATGCAACCTCAGGCACTCAAACTGCGGAAGGAACTGGCGATGTGGACATCATTGCCGCACCTGAAGTCACTGCGCCAACTGTTGTAGAGAAAGCAATCGAAGCAGAACCTAAACCTGATGAGTTATTTATCAGCGTCGAACAAAATCCCGAATATCCCGGTGGACTTGAGGCTATGCGGAAATTCTTGTCTAAAAATTTAAGTTATCCTCGTCCGGCGGCTTCGGCTGGGGTTTCGGGCCGGGTTTATGTGAGTTTTGTTGTCAATTCGGATGGTAGCCTGACCGATGTGCAAGTACTAAAGGGCATTGGATTTGGGTGCGATGAAGAAGCAACCCGCGTCATTCAGAAAATGCCCCACTGGAAACCGGGCAAACAATCGGGCAGAGCGGTTCGGGTAAAATTCAACCTACCGATCAGCTTCACGCTGGAATAA
- a CDS encoding saccharopine dehydrogenase family protein: protein MANVLIIGAGGVGSVVAHKCAMNSTIFTTIMLASRTQSKCDRIAAEIQEMHGVTIQTAQVDADVVADVVALIQSFNPVLVINVALPYQDLPIMDACLEAGVHYMDTANYEPKDVAKFEYSWQWAYKERFEKAGLMALLGCGFDPGATQVFTAYANKHHFDRMDYLDIVDCNAGNHGKAFATNFNPEINIREITQPGRYWENGEWIEIPAMSIHKPIEYPEIGPRESYVLYHEELESLVKNFPTLKRARFWMTFGQAYLTHLEVLQNVGMTRIDPVKFNGMDIVPLEFLKAVLPAPDTLGENYTGQTSIGCQIKGVKDGVDRTYYIWNNCDHAETYREVRGQAVSYTTGVPAMIGAMLILTGVWLKPGVWNCEELDPDPFIEQMNKQGLPVNDRVDVPLPHEY from the coding sequence ATGGCAAATGTGCTCATTATTGGAGCGGGTGGAGTTGGTAGCGTAGTAGCGCACAAATGTGCGATGAACAGCACTATCTTCACAACTATAATGCTTGCTAGCCGCACCCAATCGAAGTGCGACCGAATTGCAGCCGAGATTCAGGAAATGCACGGCGTAACAATCCAGACAGCACAGGTAGATGCCGATGTGGTTGCCGATGTGGTTGCGCTGATTCAGTCTTTCAATCCAGTACTGGTTATCAACGTGGCGCTCCCTTACCAGGACCTGCCTATCATGGATGCCTGCCTCGAAGCGGGTGTGCATTACATGGATACGGCTAATTATGAGCCTAAAGATGTCGCCAAATTTGAGTACAGCTGGCAGTGGGCGTATAAAGAGCGGTTTGAAAAAGCGGGCTTGATGGCGCTGCTGGGATGCGGCTTCGACCCCGGCGCTACGCAGGTATTTACCGCGTATGCCAACAAGCACCACTTCGACCGGATGGACTATCTGGACATTGTTGACTGCAATGCGGGCAATCATGGTAAAGCCTTTGCCACCAATTTCAATCCTGAAATAAATATTCGTGAGATTACCCAGCCAGGGCGCTACTGGGAAAATGGCGAGTGGATCGAAATTCCGGCAATGAGTATCCATAAACCCATTGAGTATCCCGAGATAGGTCCGCGCGAGTCGTATGTACTGTATCACGAAGAATTGGAGTCTCTGGTCAAAAACTTCCCTACACTGAAACGGGCTCGCTTCTGGATGACGTTCGGGCAGGCTTATCTGACGCACCTTGAGGTTTTACAAAACGTCGGTATGACCCGCATCGACCCGGTGAAGTTTAATGGAATGGACATTGTGCCGCTCGAATTCCTGAAGGCTGTTCTGCCCGCTCCCGACACGCTTGGCGAGAATTATACGGGACAAACCAGCATCGGTTGTCAGATCAAGGGAGTGAAAGATGGCGTTGATCGTACTTACTACATCTGGAACAACTGCGACCATGCCGAAACCTATCGTGAAGTACGCGGGCAGGCCGTTAGCTACACAACAGGCGTTCCAGCTATGATCGGAGCCATGCTGATTCTGACGGGTGTCTGGCTGAAACCCGGTGTCTGGAACTGCGAAGAACTAGATCCGGATCCGTTCATCGAGCAGATGAATAAACAAGGGCTACCCGTCAATGACCGGGTAGATGTGCCTTTGCCACACGAATACTAG